CGGTTTTATGTTGGTGGAGATGGTATGCAACAGGGAAGATTTGACGGAAGAACCACAATTGCCCTAAGAGGTTATCCAAACTCAAGTTTATCCTCACAAACAGGGGGAACAATTTACAATAAAGTTGGTTTTGAATTGCGATACCCGATTACTTTGAAACCTTCAGCCTCCATTTATGCATTGTCATTTTTAGAAGGAGGTAATTCATGGAACGAATTTGAAGAATACAGACCATTCACCCTTAAAAGGTCGGCTGGTGCAGGTCTGAGAGTTTTTATGCCGGCATTTGGATTACTAGGAGTTGATTTTGGATATGGTTTCGATACAATTCCCGGATCCAATCAAATATCAGGATGGCAAACACATTTCATCATTGGGCAACAATTCTAAGCTAATTTGCTATATTTGCCCCAATCAAGAAATGGCACGATATTTTCTTGAAAACTAATATAATGAGAGTAAAAAGGGTTTTAATTATTGTCCTTATATGTTTAAGCTCTATAGTAGCGGCCCAGAAGCCACAACGTGTAGCCTATATCGACATGAATTATATTTTGGAAAATGTTCCCGAATATGCAAGTGCTCAATCTCAGTTAGATGCCAAAGTAAAAACCTGGCAACAAAAACTCGATGGTCTTTCAGACGAAATTGAGCAGTTAAAAACTGACCTGAGCAACGAAAAATCCCTTTTAACAAAGGAATTAATAAGTGAAAGAGAAGAAGACATAGCAATCAAAGAAGAAGAATTCAGACGTTTGCAGCAGGCCTATTTTGGGCCTACGGGAGATCTTTTCCAAATGCGAAAACAATTTGTAAAACCCGTTCAGGATCAGGTATACAATGCGATACAGGATATTGCCGCAAAAAAAAGATATGATTTCGTTTTTGATAAATCAAGTGACCTTATCATGCTTTACAGCAACAGTAAATATGATATAAGTGAACTGGTTTTGAACGCCATAGTCAAGAACAGAAAAAGAAAAGCTGTTGATGACCTCAAAAAGGAACGCATTGCAAAAGCAGGTGTCGTAACAACACCAACAGTGCTTGAAGCCGAAGATGATCAGGAAGTGCAGGATACAGATCCTTCAGAAGCACAGGAAGCTGCGGCTGAGACCGGTGCAATGGAAGCAGAAACGGAAGTTAAGTCTGAAGAGCAGTTAAAACTGGAGGCCAGGCAAGCCAAAAGAGAGGAATTGAAAGCGAGAATCAAAGCTCAACAGGAAGCAAGAGCTAAAATGAGAGATTCTTTAAAAAGAGTAGCTGAAGAAAAACGTGCTGCTAAACTGAAAGAAATTGAAGATCGAAAAAAACAGAGGGAAGAAGCAATAGAAAACAAAAATTAAACAAGTAAAAACAAAAAAATTATTAATAACAAACTAGAGAAAAATGAAATTATTTAGAAATTTATTCGTGGCATGTGCCCTTTTGATGGCTTTTAATTCAGTACAGGCTCAAAACGTTGCACATATTGATAGCGAACAACTTTTGATGGCGATGCCGGAAACGAAAGCGATGGAGACAGAATTGAAAAAAGTTCAGCAAACTTATGCCGACGAGTACAATGCACAGGCTACAGCATTACAGGCAAAATTACAAAAATATGATGCTGAAGCTCCAACCCAGACTGATGCGAAAAACGAAGAGAGAAGAGTTGAGGTTGAAGGATTGAAGCAGAAAATTCAAAAGTATGCCCAAACTGCTGACCAGGAAATTCAGAAAAAGAGATTTGATCTTTTAAAGCCAATCGTAGAAAAAGCGCAAAAAGCGGTTAGTGATGTAGCTACTGAAAAAGGCTTTAAATACGTTCTGGATTCTTCTCCCGGAAAAGGACTGATTGTTTTTGAAGGTGAAGACTTGATGCCAGCGGTAAAAGCTAAATTAGGAATCCAATAAAATTTTCCAATCTGTTATAAAAAACATCCTTTCCCGGGATGTTTTTTTTATTTATACCAGCTCGAATATTTAACATAATTATTAGCGATACGATCGATTTCGCCAGAGATCAGTTCCTGGTCAATATCCTTGATTTTTTTAGCAGGAGTTCCTGCATATACCGAGCCTGACGGTATTACCGTACCTTTGGTAACCACAGCCCCAGCAGCAATAATGCTATTGCTCTCAATAATACAATCATCCATAACTATGGCACCCATTCCAATCAAAACGTTGTCATGAACGGTACAACCATGTACCAAAGCATTATGGCCAATTGAAACATTATTCCCGATTGTGGTAGGAGATTTTTGATAGGTAGCATGAATGACAGCCCCGTCCTGTATATTTACTTTATTTCCTATTTTGATATAATGAACATCGCCTCGAATAACTGCATTGAACCAAACACTGCAATCGTCACCTAGACTAACTTCCCCAACAATCACCGAATTTTCGGCAAAAAAACAATTCTTTCCGTAAACCGGTTTATTCCCGTTAAGTTCTTTAATGATCATTGCTTTTTTTAGATTCATTTAACATAAGTGTCAAAAGTAAGAAAAAATACTTTCGTAAATTTGCTATCCCAATAAACAACTCATGAGCAAAATTACAATAGAACATACTTCAAACCCGGCAATTATAAAGTTTGTAGCAAGTAAGATGCTTACAGAAAGCAGTTACGAATACAACTCCATTGACGATGCTAAGAACTCTACACTGGTTCAACAACTTTTTCATTTACCTTTTGTAAAAAAAGTCTTTATCAGTGCCAATTTTATCGCTTTGGAAAAGTTTGATATTCTGGAATGGAGTGAAGTTGAAAAAGAACTTCTTGAAATACTGGAGGCTTATCTCGAACAAAATAATTCGGTTTTTGCTGAAGACTCCAAGGAACAGATCATTGAAGTTTACGCCGAGAGCACGCCAAATCCGAATGTCCAAAAATTCGTTACAAATAAATTGTTGAGCAACCAGAACATTGAGTTAAGTAAGATAGAAGATGCTCATGAGGTTCCTCTTGCCTATGAACTTTTTGAATTTCCATTTGTAAAAGAGGTTTTCATTTCTGACAACTATGTTTCTATCCAGAAAACGAATGACCTGGAATGGTTCGAAATAAATAATACCCTGAGAGATTTCTTAAAAGAATACCTGCAAAGTGACAGACGTATTGTTTCTGAATCTTATCGTTCAGTACCTCAGGCAGGAAGTGTAAATAAGGAAGTTTTCAAAACGACAGATGACGAAATTTCAAAACAGATCATTGCCGTATTGGAGGAGTATATTAAACCCGCAGTCGCCGGTGACGGTGGAAATATCCAGTTTCTATCTTATGAAGTTGAGACAAAAGAGGTTAATGTTTTGCTTCAGGGGGCCTGTAACGGATGTCCATCTTCAACGATTACCTTAAAAAATGGTATTGAGGCTACCTTAAAACAGTTGTTGCCCGGAAAAATTGGTGCCGTTAATGCCTTGAATTAGAATTACTTATTGCCTTACATCACATGAAACATAAACTCAAGTTTTCATTGAGCTTATTGCTTGCCATACTATTCAGCAACATCTATGCTCAAAAATCTATCCCTGACGTGAAATATCCGATAACAAAAAAAGGAAATACCCTGGATACTTATTTTGGAAAAGAGGTTCAAGACCCTTACAGGTGGCTCGAAGATGATATGTCGGCCGAAACAGAATCATGGGTGAAATCTCAGAACAAGGTAACTCAGGAATTCCTTGCTCATATTCCGTACCGGAACAAAATAAAGGAAAGAATGACAAAATTGTGGAACTATGAAAAATATAGTTCCCCTACACGTCATGGTGAATACGAGTATTTCTATAAGAACGACGGGCTTCAGAATCAATATGTACTCTACAGACAGAAAAAGGGAATGGATGCAGAAATTTTTCTTGACCCAAATACGTTTTCTGAAGATGGCACGACGTCTCTAAGTAACATTTCATTTACAAAAGACGGAACCAAAGTGGCCTATTCCATTTCTGAGGGCGGTTCTGACTGGCGAAAAGTCATCGTGATGGATGCCTTGAGTAAAGAAATTCTTGAAGATACCATCACGGATGTAAAATTCAGTAGCTTGTCCTGGTATAAAAATGAAGGGTTTTATTATTCAAGTTACGACAAACCGGATGGCAGTGAATTGTCGGCCAAAACGGACCAGCATAAGTTATATTATCATAAGCTTGGAACAAGTCAGGATCAGGATAAGGTAATTTTTGGGCTGGATCAAAAAAGAAGGTATGTTTTTGGCTATATTACAGAAGATCAGCAATATTTAGTTATTAACGCAGCCATCTCAACTTCAGGAAATGAATTGTATATCAAAGACCTGAAAAAGCCGGATAGTGAACTTATCTGTGTCGTAGACAATTTTGATAATGATCACAATGTTATTTACAGTAAAGGGGATCAGCTCTATGTTGCCACGAATCTGAATGCTCCAAATAAAAAAATCATTTCATTTGATATTGATAAGTACCACCCTGAGCATTGGCTGGATGTTATTCCCGAAACCGAAAATGTCTTAACTATTTCAACCGGATCCGGCTATTTTTTTGCCGAGTATATGATCGATGCCATTTCAAAAGTCTATCAATTTGATCCTAAAGGAAGAAAGATCCGGGAAATAGTATTGCCCGGAGTGGGAAGCAGCTCTGGTTTCAGTGGTAAAATAAAGGATAAAACCTTGTATTATTCTTTTACGAATTATACCACTCCCTCTTCAATTTATGAATTCGATCCTTCAACAGGAAAATCAAAACTATTTAAAAAACCAAAAGTCGGTTTTGATTCGGATGCTTATGATTCGAAGCAGATTTTTTACAAATCAAAGGACGGAACAAAGGTGCCGATGATCATTACTTTTAAAAAAGGTACGGAATTAGACGGCAACAATCCAACTATCCTTTATGGATACGGTGGATTTAATGTTAGCCTTACCCCATCATTTAGTATTGTAAATGCCACATGGCTTGAAATGGGAGGTGTTTATGCAGTTGCCAATCTAAGAGGTGGCGGGGAATACGGTAAAGCATGGCATGATGCAGGGACACAATTGAACAAGCAAAACGTATTTGACGATTTTATCGCGGCAGCGGAATACCTTATTAAAGAAAAGTATACCTCGAGTGAATACCTGGCAATTCGAGGAGGTTCTAATGGCGGGCTTCTTGTAGGAGCCGCAATGACTCAAAGACCAGATCTTATGCAGGTTGCATTACCAGCGGTTGGAGTACTGGATATGCTGCGATATCATACTTTTACTGCCGGAGCTGGATGGGCCTATGATTATGGAACTTCGGATCAAAGTGAAGAAATGTTCAATTATTTGTATGGATATTCACCTGTTCACAATGTCAGAAAGGGTGTGGAGTACCCGGCTACCTTGGTCACTACCGGTGATCATGATGACAGAGTCGTCCCCGCACACTCGTTTAAATTCGCCTCTGAACTTCAGGACAAGCAGGCAGGAGTCAATCCAGTTCTGATCCGAATTGAAACTCAGGCCGGCCATGGTGCCGGAACTCCGGTTTCAAAAATTATAGATCAATACGCGGATATTTTTAGTTTCACGCTTTATAATATGGGAATCACTGAATTAAACGCTCCTATAAAGAGCTTTTAAAAATTTACAGGACCTTCAGTTTTACTGAACCTTCAGAATATTAAATATTCTGGAGCCCATT
This DNA window, taken from Lutimonas zeaxanthinifaciens, encodes the following:
- a CDS encoding OmpH family outer membrane protein, which produces MRVKRVLIIVLICLSSIVAAQKPQRVAYIDMNYILENVPEYASAQSQLDAKVKTWQQKLDGLSDEIEQLKTDLSNEKSLLTKELISEREEDIAIKEEEFRRLQQAYFGPTGDLFQMRKQFVKPVQDQVYNAIQDIAAKKRYDFVFDKSSDLIMLYSNSKYDISELVLNAIVKNRKRKAVDDLKKERIAKAGVVTTPTVLEAEDDQEVQDTDPSEAQEAAAETGAMEAETEVKSEEQLKLEARQAKREELKARIKAQQEARAKMRDSLKRVAEEKRAAKLKEIEDRKKQREEAIENKN
- a CDS encoding NifU family protein, with translation MSKITIEHTSNPAIIKFVASKMLTESSYEYNSIDDAKNSTLVQQLFHLPFVKKVFISANFIALEKFDILEWSEVEKELLEILEAYLEQNNSVFAEDSKEQIIEVYAESTPNPNVQKFVTNKLLSNQNIELSKIEDAHEVPLAYELFEFPFVKEVFISDNYVSIQKTNDLEWFEINNTLRDFLKEYLQSDRRIVSESYRSVPQAGSVNKEVFKTTDDEISKQIIAVLEEYIKPAVAGDGGNIQFLSYEVETKEVNVLLQGACNGCPSSTITLKNGIEATLKQLLPGKIGAVNALN
- a CDS encoding OmpH family outer membrane protein, translated to MKLFRNLFVACALLMAFNSVQAQNVAHIDSEQLLMAMPETKAMETELKKVQQTYADEYNAQATALQAKLQKYDAEAPTQTDAKNEERRVEVEGLKQKIQKYAQTADQEIQKKRFDLLKPIVEKAQKAVSDVATEKGFKYVLDSSPGKGLIVFEGEDLMPAVKAKLGIQ
- a CDS encoding gamma carbonic anhydrase family protein; the encoded protein is MIIKELNGNKPVYGKNCFFAENSVIVGEVSLGDDCSVWFNAVIRGDVHYIKIGNKVNIQDGAVIHATYQKSPTTIGNNVSIGHNALVHGCTVHDNVLIGMGAIVMDDCIIESNSIIAAGAVVTKGTVIPSGSVYAGTPAKKIKDIDQELISGEIDRIANNYVKYSSWYK
- a CDS encoding prolyl oligopeptidase family serine peptidase: MKHKLKFSLSLLLAILFSNIYAQKSIPDVKYPITKKGNTLDTYFGKEVQDPYRWLEDDMSAETESWVKSQNKVTQEFLAHIPYRNKIKERMTKLWNYEKYSSPTRHGEYEYFYKNDGLQNQYVLYRQKKGMDAEIFLDPNTFSEDGTTSLSNISFTKDGTKVAYSISEGGSDWRKVIVMDALSKEILEDTITDVKFSSLSWYKNEGFYYSSYDKPDGSELSAKTDQHKLYYHKLGTSQDQDKVIFGLDQKRRYVFGYITEDQQYLVINAAISTSGNELYIKDLKKPDSELICVVDNFDNDHNVIYSKGDQLYVATNLNAPNKKIISFDIDKYHPEHWLDVIPETENVLTISTGSGYFFAEYMIDAISKVYQFDPKGRKIREIVLPGVGSSSGFSGKIKDKTLYYSFTNYTTPSSIYEFDPSTGKSKLFKKPKVGFDSDAYDSKQIFYKSKDGTKVPMIITFKKGTELDGNNPTILYGYGGFNVSLTPSFSIVNATWLEMGGVYAVANLRGGGEYGKAWHDAGTQLNKQNVFDDFIAAAEYLIKEKYTSSEYLAIRGGSNGGLLVGAAMTQRPDLMQVALPAVGVLDMLRYHTFTAGAGWAYDYGTSDQSEEMFNYLYGYSPVHNVRKGVEYPATLVTTGDHDDRVVPAHSFKFASELQDKQAGVNPVLIRIETQAGHGAGTPVSKIIDQYADIFSFTLYNMGITELNAPIKSF